From the genome of Hymenobacter cellulosilyticus, one region includes:
- a CDS encoding homogentisate 1,2-dioxygenase, translating to MAYYHRIGQIPHKRHTQFRQPDGTLYSEQLVGTLGFHGVSSLLYHIHPPTQIKKVGEPVPYAPKLLKDRPLEPSHLRTLGQTTTGGDYLQARQTLIGNADVTMSICNPTERRMDYYYKNALADEVIFVHEGSGELWSQLGIVRFEPGDYVVIPRTIIHQLHFDEGLVRLLIIESFSPVETCRRYRNHFGQLLEHSPYCERDIRPPHELITGDVRESGDYLVKIKKEGYLHQLTYGHSPFDVVGWDGYFYPYAFSIHDFEPITGRIHQPPPVHQTFEAHNFVICSFVPRLFDYHPDSIPAPYNHSNVDSDEVLYYVAGNFMSRKGIDLASFTVHPSGIPHGPHPGTVEASIGKKETHELAVMVDTFRPLYLTEAALPYLDEKYPMSWNPDFKHEPPRSADMMD from the coding sequence ATGGCTTACTACCATCGTATTGGGCAGATTCCGCACAAGCGCCACACCCAGTTTCGCCAGCCCGACGGCACGCTTTACTCCGAGCAGCTCGTGGGCACGCTGGGCTTTCACGGCGTGTCGTCGTTGCTCTACCACATTCACCCGCCCACCCAGATAAAAAAAGTAGGCGAGCCGGTGCCCTACGCGCCCAAGCTGCTAAAAGACCGGCCCCTGGAGCCCAGCCATTTGCGCACCCTGGGCCAGACGACCACCGGCGGCGACTACCTGCAGGCCCGCCAAACGCTGATCGGCAACGCCGACGTGACCATGAGCATCTGCAACCCGACGGAGCGGCGCATGGACTATTACTATAAGAATGCCTTAGCCGATGAGGTGATTTTCGTGCACGAGGGCAGCGGGGAGCTGTGGAGCCAGCTGGGCATCGTGCGCTTCGAGCCCGGCGACTACGTTGTGATTCCGCGCACCATCATTCACCAGCTCCACTTCGACGAGGGTCTGGTGCGGTTGCTCATTATCGAGTCGTTCAGCCCCGTGGAAACCTGCCGGCGCTACCGCAACCACTTCGGGCAACTGCTGGAACACTCGCCCTACTGCGAGCGGGATATCCGCCCGCCCCACGAGCTGATCACCGGCGATGTGCGCGAATCGGGCGACTACCTGGTCAAGATCAAGAAGGAGGGCTACCTGCACCAGCTCACCTATGGTCACTCGCCGTTTGATGTGGTCGGTTGGGATGGGTATTTCTATCCCTACGCCTTCAGTATCCACGACTTTGAGCCGATAACGGGCCGCATCCACCAGCCGCCACCCGTGCACCAGACCTTCGAGGCGCACAACTTCGTGATCTGCTCGTTCGTGCCCCGCCTGTTCGACTACCACCCCGACAGCATCCCGGCGCCCTACAACCACTCCAACGTGGACTCCGACGAGGTGCTGTACTACGTGGCCGGCAACTTCATGTCGCGCAAGGGCATTGACCTGGCCTCGTTTACGGTGCATCCCAGCGGGATTCCGCACGGCCCGCACCCGGGCACGGTAGAGGCCAGCATCGGCAAAAAGGAAACCCACGAGCTGGCCGTTATGGTCGACACGTTCCGGCCCTTATACCTGACGGAGGCTGCCTTGCCGTACCTGGATGAGAAGTACCCGATGAGCTGGAATCCGGACTTCAAGCACGAGCCGCCCCGCTCGGCCGACATGATGGACTAG
- a CDS encoding transglutaminase-like domain-containing protein encodes MSLFSSLPKAFSFLLLAGTLLSWNGKSPVSTAPVRARTFAFEYTATVKDLPAQAKETDLWIPVPHSDKSQDINNLVISSPYPYELLDAAHGNKVLHLRVLNPEPTSFSVSMKFDATRREHKNPVLVPEAGGKKEKEAADPDMQRWLQADQLVPLDDKIRLWAQEVVAKAKAKTDLEKAQAIYNHVVSTVKYDKTGQGWGRGDIYYACDARRGNCTDFHAVFIGYCRAVGIPARFSIGFPLPTERGEGEVKGYHCWAEFYTKATGWVPVDASEAAKDPSRRNYFFGAHDENRVEFTRGRDLTLAPRQQGQTLNYFIYPYAEVDGKPFTSIDKQFRYHDVARAAK; translated from the coding sequence GTGTCCTTATTCTCTTCGCTACCCAAAGCCTTTTCGTTTCTGCTTCTGGCCGGCACGCTGCTGTCCTGGAACGGCAAGTCGCCGGTGAGCACCGCGCCGGTACGAGCCCGCACGTTTGCCTTCGAGTACACGGCTACGGTTAAGGATTTGCCGGCTCAGGCCAAGGAAACTGACCTCTGGATTCCGGTACCCCACTCCGACAAATCCCAGGACATCAACAACTTGGTTATCAGCTCACCCTACCCCTACGAGCTGCTCGACGCGGCCCACGGCAACAAGGTGCTGCACCTGCGCGTGCTCAACCCCGAGCCGACCAGCTTCTCGGTTAGCATGAAGTTCGATGCCACCCGGCGCGAGCACAAAAACCCGGTGCTGGTGCCCGAGGCCGGTGGCAAGAAGGAAAAGGAAGCGGCCGACCCCGACATGCAGCGTTGGCTGCAGGCCGACCAGCTCGTGCCCCTCGACGACAAAATCCGCCTCTGGGCCCAGGAAGTAGTAGCCAAAGCCAAGGCCAAAACCGACCTGGAAAAGGCCCAGGCCATTTATAACCACGTGGTCAGCACCGTTAAGTACGACAAGACCGGGCAGGGCTGGGGCCGCGGCGACATCTACTACGCCTGCGACGCCCGCCGCGGCAACTGCACCGATTTCCACGCCGTGTTTATCGGCTACTGCCGCGCCGTAGGTATTCCGGCCCGCTTCAGCATCGGCTTCCCCTTGCCCACCGAGCGGGGCGAGGGCGAAGTAAAAGGCTACCACTGCTGGGCTGAGTTTTACACCAAAGCCACCGGCTGGGTGCCCGTCGATGCCTCCGAGGCAGCCAAGGACCCGTCGCGCCGCAACTACTTCTTCGGGGCTCACGACGAAAACCGCGTTGAGTTTACCCGGGGCCGCGACCTGACGCTGGCTCCGCGCCAGCAGGGCCAGACGCTCAACTACTTCATCTATCCCTACGCTGAAGTCGACGGCAAGCCCTTCACGTCCATTGACAAGCAGTTTCGCTACCACGACGTCGCCCGGGCCGCCAAATAA